Part of the Sphaerochaeta associata genome is shown below.
TCGACAGGATGGCCGCCGAAGGCGACTTCTCCTTCTTTGTCGCCGGACATATCGATGAGTCGATGATGAACCACTATCTGAACCACCCTCACGTGCTGGGCATGACCGGCAGTTGGATGTTCAAGGACGCTGATAATTGGAAGGCTGTCACCGATGCTCTGATCCGTACGAAACAGTATTGGCTTTCATAAGAGCATCGATGGTTTTTGGTGTATAGAGCGTAAAACCCTGCTCCCTGAGCAGGTTTGCAAATACGCCTTCTCCTTCGATCAAGGTACCGCTGAAGGTTCCATCATATACGCATGTCGAGCCGCAGGATGGGCTGCGTTCCATGAGCAGCGCAATACTGCATCCTTGAGCTCGAGCAAGAGCCAAAGCCTTGCGTGATCCTTCCACAAAGGGCTCGGTCAGATCCAAGCCTTCCTTTGTCAGCACCCGCCTGTTCACCAATTCCGCACAGCTACGCGGGGTGGGAAGGCCTCCAAGCTGCTCGGGGCACAAGGCGATGAGCTCAAAAACCTCATCCAACGCATTCAAACAGGAAAGCAGGGCCGAACTGCCGTCATACCGGCAGCATCTGCCGGCAAGACATGCGCTGATTACAAGCGGGAGCTTCTTCATATCGAAAGCATAGCACACTGTGATATGCTGTTGCCATGGATGGATACGATACCCTGATTGAGACATTGAATCGGTTTGAGAGAAGCCTTGATTCCGCCACCCCCATTACCACGGTCGCCGAGTTGGCTCAAACCAGCGGCTACAGTGCTCACCACTTTTCCAGGCTCTTCTATTCTCATACAGCGCTTCACCTGAAGGAGTACCTGCAAGGCAGGCTTCTGACCAGCCTGATGATGGAAGCTGCGCGTTGCGACATCAGCTTTGCTGTTCTTGCCTCCCGCTACGGGTTTCGTGACTACGAAACATTCTACCGTGCCTGCAAA
Proteins encoded:
- a CDS encoding DUF523 domain-containing protein translates to MKKLPLVISACLAGRCCRYDGSSALLSCLNALDEVFELIALCPEQLGGLPTPRSCAELVNRRVLTKEGLDLTEPFVEGSRKALALARAQGCSIALLMERSPSCGSTCVYDGTFSGTLIEGEGVFANLLREQGFTLYTPKTIDALMKANTVSYGSEHR